One Lepus europaeus isolate LE1 chromosome 7, mLepTim1.pri, whole genome shotgun sequence DNA segment encodes these proteins:
- the APLNR gene encoding apelin receptor, with amino-acid sequence MEEGGDFDNYYGAENQSECEYTDWKSSGALIPAIYMLVFLLGTTGNGLVLWTVFRTSREKRRSADIFIASLAVADLTFVVTLPLWATYTYRDYDWPFGAFSCKLSSYLIFVNMYASVFCLTGLSFDRYLAIVRPVANARLRLRVSGAVATAVLWVLAALLAMPVMVFRSTGDLENNTKVQCYMDYSMVATSSSEWAWEVGLGVSSTAVGFVVPFTIMLTCYFFIAQTIAGHFRKERIEGLRKRRRLLSIIVVLVVTFALCWMPYHLVKTLYMLGSLLHWPCDFDLFLMNVFPYCTCISYVNSCLNPFLYAFFDPRFRQACTSMLCWGHSRCGGTSHSSSGEKSASYSSGHSQGPGPNMGKGGEQTQEKSIPYSQETLVVD; translated from the coding sequence ATGGAGGAAGGTGGCGATTTTGACAACTACTACGGGGCAGAAAACCAGTCTGAGTGTGAGTACACAGACTGGAAGTCCTCGGGGGCCCTcatccctgccatctacatgctGGTCTTCCTCCTGGGCACCACGGGCAATGGCCTGGTGCTCTGGACCGTGTTTCGGACCAGCCGGGAGAAGAGGCGCTCTGCCGACATCTTCATCGCCAGCCTGGCGGTGGCCGACCTCACCTTCGTGGTGACCCTGCCGCTCTGGGCCACCTACACGTACCGGGACTACGACTGGCCCTTCGGAGCCTTCTCCTGCAAGCTCAGTAGCTACCTCATCTTCGTCAACATGTACGCCAGCGTCTTCTGCCTCACCGGCCTCAGCTTCGACCGCTACCTGGCCATCGTGAGACCGGTGGCCAACGCTCGGCTGAGGCTGCGCGTCAGCGGGGCTGTGGCCACGGCGGTGCTGTGGGTGCTGGCCGCCCTCCTGGCCATGCCTGTCATGGTGTTCCGTTCCACTGGGGATCTGGAGAACAACACCAAGGTACAGTGCTACATGGACTACTCCATGGTGGCCACCTCGAGCTCGGAGTGGGCCTGGGAGGTGGGCCTGGGGGTCTCGTCCACGGCCGTGGGCTTCGTGGTGCCCTTCACCATCATGCTGACCTGCTACTTCTTCATTGCACAAACCATCGCCGGGCACTTCCGCAAGGAGCGCATCGAGGGCCTGCGGAAGCGGCGCCGGCTGCTCAGCATCATCGTGGTGCTGGTGGTGACCTTTGCGCTGTGCTGGATGCCTTACCACCTGGTCAAGACGCTCTACATGCTGGGCAGCCTGCTGCACTGGCCCTGCGACTTCGACCTCTTCCTCATGAATGTCTTCCCCTACTGCACCTGCATCAGCTACGTCAACAGCTGCCTCAACCCCTTCCTCTACGCCTTCTTCGATCCCCGCTTCCGCCAGGCCTGCACCTCCATGCTCTGCTGGGGCCACAGCAGGTGCGGGGGCACGTCCCACAGCAGCAGCGGGGAGAAGTCGGCCAGCTACTCTTCCGggcacagccaggggcctgggcccaACATGGGCAAGGGCGGAGAGCAGACGCAGGAGAAATCCATCCCCTACAGCCAAGAGACCCTTGTGGTTGACtag